From one Lolium rigidum isolate FL_2022 chromosome 4, APGP_CSIRO_Lrig_0.1, whole genome shotgun sequence genomic stretch:
- the LOC124705921 gene encoding tryptamine hydroxycinnamoyltransferase 2-like, with amino-acid sequence MAVTVEITRSTVLEPSPESARGGGKKVPLTVFDRASTDGYIPAVFAWNGPAPTNDALKDGLLAAVARFPHLAGRFASDEHGRKCFHLNDAGVLVLEATADADLAHALAHDVAAHINELYPKADREREGEPLFNVQLTRYACGGLVIGTACHHQVADGQSMSVFYTAWAAAVRTDAAVLPTPFIDRSATVVARNPPAPAFDHRNIEFKGERSSTHAYKVLPMDRIENLAAHFPDEFVAGLKARVGARCSTFQCLLAHAWKKVTEARDLAPDDFTHVRVAVNCRGRAKPPVPMDFFGNMVLWAFPTMQVRDLLSSSYAAVVAVIRDAVARVDDDYIQSFVDFGEAERGCIEDGGDELASTAATPGMVFCPDLEVDSWLGFRFHDLDFGYGPPCAFLPPDLPIEGIMIFVPSCAAKGGVDLFMALDDEHVDTFRQICYSMD; translated from the exons ATGGCAGTGACGGTGGAGATCACGCGGAGCACGGTGCTCGAGCCCTCGCCGGAGTCGGCACGTGGTGGCGGAAAGAAGGTCCCGCTCACCGTCTTCGACCGCGCCTCCACCGACGGCTACATCCCGGCCGTCTTCGCCTGGAACGGGCCGGCGCCAACCAACGACGCGCTCAAGGACGGCCTCCTCGCCGCAGTCGCAAGGTTCCCGCACCTCGCTGGGAGGTTCGCCTCAGACGAGCACGGCAGGAAGTGCTTCCACCTCAACGACGCTGGGGTGCTCGTCCTCGAGGCCACCGCCGACGCGGATCTCGCCCACGCGCTCGCGCACGACGTGGCCGCGCACATCAACGAGCTCTACCCGAAGGCTGACAGG GAACGTGAGGGCGAGCCGCTCTTCAACGTGCAACTAACGAGGTACGCATGCGGCGGGCTGGTAATCGGCACCGCCTGCCACCACCAGGTCGCCGATGGCCAGTCCATGAGCGTCTTCTACACGGCCTGGGCCGCCGCCGTCCGGACCGACGCGGCCGTCCTCCCCACGCCCTTCATCGACCGCTcggccaccgtcgtcgcccgcaacccgccggcgccggcgttcgACCACCGGAACATCGAGTTCAAGGGCGAGCGCAGCTCCACCCACGCCTACAAGGTCCTCCCCATGGACAGGATCGAGAACCTCGCGGCGCACTTCCCGGACGAGTTCGTCGCCGGCCTCAAGGCCCGCGTCGGCGCGCGCTGCAGCACCTTCCAGTGCCTCCTCGCGCACGCGTGGAAGAAGGTCACGGAGGCGCGGGACCTTGCGCCGGACGACTTCACGCACGTCAGGGTGGCCGTCAACTGCCGTGGCCGCGCAAAGCCTCCCGTGCCCATGGACTTCTTTGGTAACATGGTGCTCTGGGCGTTCCCGACGATGCAGGTCAGGGACCTCCTCTCCTCCAGCTACGCCGCggtcgtcgccgtcatccgcgacgCCGTCGCGCGCGTCGACGACGACTACATCCAGTCGTTCGTCGACTTCGGGGAAGCGGAGCGCGGCTGTATCGAAGATGGCGGCGACGAGCTagcgtcgacggcggcgacgccGGGCATGGTGTTTTGCCCTGACCTTGAGGTGGACAGCTGGCTCGGCTTCCGCTTCCACGACCTCGACTTTGGCTACGGCCCACCATGCGCCTTCCTGCCGCCGGACCTGCCCATCGAAGGGATTATGATCTTCGTGCCATCATGCGCCGCCAAGGGCGGCGTCGACTTGTTCATGGCGCTAGATGACGAGCACGTCGACACCTTCAGGCAGATCTGTTACTCCATGGACTAA